One Chloroflexota bacterium genomic region harbors:
- a CDS encoding [LysW]-lysine hydrolase, whose protein sequence is MLPYPTDLKTLWTLVSHYSPSGQETAAVDALLTRFQELGYTKAFRDEAGNAIGVIGDGPRQIILLGHIDTVPGKIPARVETLPDEGEVLFGRGSVDAKGPLAAFTDAAAAAGPQAGWQIIVIGAVDEERESVGARFVAQQADYHPEYAIIGEPSSWQRVTLGYKGSARAVVRFERPLSHTASAETSAPEMACAWWQRLSAEVTARNTDRPRAFDRLQPSLRGLTSGDDGFTEWAELHLGCRLPPDIAPQAWYDLLTRLDPQGQVTPQGYAIAAYRGEKRTPLTRAFLGAIRAAGGKPGFVVKTGTADLNIVAPVWGCPAVAYGPGDSSLDHTPHEHLPLEDYRKAVAVLTGVLTRLTSPAS, encoded by the coding sequence ATGCTCCCCTACCCCACCGATCTGAAAACCCTCTGGACGCTGGTCAGCCACTATTCCCCCAGCGGGCAGGAAACCGCCGCGGTGGACGCTTTGCTCACCCGTTTCCAGGAACTTGGCTATACGAAGGCGTTCCGCGACGAAGCAGGCAACGCCATCGGTGTGATAGGCGATGGGCCCCGCCAAATCATCTTGCTGGGGCATATCGATACCGTGCCCGGCAAAATCCCTGCGCGGGTCGAAACCTTACCCGACGAGGGCGAGGTACTCTTTGGCCGTGGCAGCGTGGACGCGAAAGGGCCGCTGGCAGCCTTCACCGACGCAGCAGCCGCCGCGGGGCCGCAAGCAGGCTGGCAAATCATCGTCATCGGCGCGGTCGACGAGGAACGGGAGTCGGTGGGGGCGCGCTTCGTGGCGCAGCAGGCTGACTATCACCCCGAGTACGCCATCATCGGCGAGCCGAGCAGCTGGCAACGGGTGACGTTGGGCTACAAAGGCAGCGCGCGGGCGGTAGTGCGCTTCGAGCGCCCTTTGAGCCATACCGCTTCCGCGGAAACCAGCGCCCCCGAAATGGCCTGTGCGTGGTGGCAGCGCCTGAGCGCCGAAGTGACTGCCCGAAACACCGACCGTCCTCGCGCTTTCGACCGCTTGCAGCCTTCGCTGCGAGGGCTGACCTCCGGCGACGATGGCTTCACCGAGTGGGCTGAACTGCATCTCGGCTGTCGGTTACCCCCCGACATTGCCCCCCAGGCATGGTATGACCTGCTGACCCGCCTCGACCCGCAGGGGCAAGTGACGCCGCAAGGGTATGCCATTGCCGCCTACCGGGGCGAGAAACGCACGCCGCTGACGCGGGCCTTCCTGGGGGCCATTCGCGCGGCCGGCGGCAAGCCCGGCTTCGTAGTCAAAACCGGCACCGCCGACCTGAACATCGTTGCGCCGGTATGGGGCTGCCCGGCCGTGGCCTACGGGCCGGGCGATAGCAGCCTTGACCACACACCGCACGAACATCTGCCCCTGGAAGATTACCGCAAAGCCGTGGCCGTGCTCACCGGCGTGCTGACGCGCCTTACATCGCCCGCCTCATGA
- a CDS encoding sulfite exporter TauE/SafE family protein, with product MNTTLIATAMILALAAFTQSLTGFGLALVSMPLLSMVMSLPQATALVAVVSLGVEVVILWQHRAHLRWQPVRRLILASWIGVPLGVVLLRQLPEAWLLHGLGALLAAYGLYALSGKPLPSLQRAGWGWAAGLAAGALGGAYNTSGPPVILYGHARGWPPQAFKANLQAFFLASSSMVFGAHLLAGDIGAATWAQAAAAVPALALGLWAGHRAAAFLPPARFRKVVLVALVLLGLKMLW from the coding sequence ATGAACACCACATTGATCGCCACAGCCATGATTCTGGCGCTGGCCGCCTTTACGCAAAGCCTGACCGGCTTTGGGCTGGCGCTGGTTTCCATGCCCTTGCTGAGCATGGTTATGAGCCTGCCGCAAGCCACGGCGCTGGTTGCAGTAGTGAGCCTGGGGGTGGAAGTCGTCATCTTGTGGCAGCATCGCGCCCATTTGCGCTGGCAGCCGGTGCGACGCCTGATTTTGGCTTCGTGGATTGGTGTGCCGCTGGGGGTTGTGCTGCTACGGCAGTTGCCGGAAGCCTGGCTGCTGCACGGCCTGGGGGCGCTGCTTGCGGCCTATGGCCTGTATGCCCTCAGCGGGAAGCCCCTTCCCAGCCTGCAGCGCGCGGGGTGGGGCTGGGCGGCCGGGTTGGCTGCAGGGGCGTTGGGCGGCGCTTACAACACCTCAGGGCCGCCGGTCATCCTTTACGGTCACGCGCGCGGTTGGCCGCCCCAGGCTTTCAAAGCCAACCTGCAGGCCTTCTTCCTCGCGAGCAGCAGCATGGTCTTTGGCGCGCACCTTCTGGCGGGCGATATTGGCGCAGCCACGTGGGCCCAGGCCGCCGCCGCGGTGCCTGCCCTTGCCCTGGGCCTGTGGGCAGGCCACCGGGCGGCTGCTTTCCTACCGCCGGCACGCTTTCGCAAGGTGGTGTTGGTCGCCCTGGTGCTGCTGGGGCTGAAAATGTTGTGGTGA
- a CDS encoding ferrous iron transport protein A — protein sequence MPLSALTPGQKGVITAIRTSGPLRRRLLDMGLVRGEIVYVERVAPLGDPVEYTVKGSHLSLRRKDAADIIVEIAEAERAHEP from the coding sequence GTGCCCCTGAGCGCCCTCACGCCGGGCCAAAAAGGCGTGATTACTGCGATTCGCACCAGCGGGCCACTGCGCCGCCGCCTGCTGGATATGGGACTGGTGCGGGGGGAAATCGTGTATGTGGAACGGGTCGCGCCCCTGGGCGACCCGGTGGAGTATACGGTCAAAGGCTCTCACCTCTCGCTCCGGCGGAAAGATGCCGCCGACATCATCGTCGAAATCGCCGAGGCGGAGCGCGCCCATGAGCCCTGA
- a CDS encoding ferrous iron transport protein A: MSPEPVLPLTMLPPGRPARIVEVRAGRHLKERLAGLGLLPGNTVQVLRDNGGPLLLAVGETRLALGRGMAHKILVTETAPQGEPAR; encoded by the coding sequence ATGAGCCCTGAACCCGTACTGCCCCTCACCATGCTGCCACCTGGGCGGCCAGCCCGCATCGTTGAAGTGCGCGCCGGGCGTCACCTGAAAGAGCGCCTCGCCGGGCTGGGGCTGTTGCCCGGCAACACGGTGCAGGTGTTACGCGATAACGGCGGGCCATTGCTGCTGGCCGTTGGCGAAACGCGCCTCGCTTTGGGGCGCGGCATGGCCCACAAAATTCTGGTCACCGAAACCGCCCCGCAAGGAGAACCCGCACGATGA